The following are from one region of the Halarcobacter sp. genome:
- a CDS encoding response regulator — translation MSNNLVIKKDLSILIVEDEPIIALAVEANLKKIGYGLCSIATTPDNAILCAQNNYPDIVLMDINLNNANKNGIDVAKIIWRNLNIPIIFLTSYSSNKILDEALEAEPYAFLVKPCKEIDLKAAINTAIHKHKYFFNNKKNINKQLKEDNFIYIDKNMKFNKLSSEFYINDKLFPLTKIETKLFEILTINPGRIVSFETIFTYIWREDICELSKLRSLIYRLKSRLGENPFENIYEIGYRIKLIEADD, via the coding sequence ATGTCAAATAATTTAGTAATAAAAAAAGATTTAAGTATTTTAATTGTTGAAGATGAGCCAATTATTGCCCTTGCAGTAGAAGCAAATCTAAAAAAAATTGGTTATGGACTTTGTAGTATAGCTACAACCCCAGATAACGCTATACTTTGTGCTCAAAATAATTATCCAGATATTGTTCTGATGGATATAAATTTAAATAATGCAAATAAAAATGGGATTGATGTTGCAAAAATCATCTGGAGAAATCTTAATATTCCTATAATTTTTTTAACTTCTTATAGCAGTAATAAAATATTAGACGAAGCATTAGAAGCAGAACCCTATGCTTTTCTAGTTAAGCCTTGTAAAGAGATAGATTTAAAAGCTGCAATTAATACAGCTATACATAAACATAAATATTTTTTTAATAATAAAAAAAATATCAATAAACAATTAAAAGAGGATAACTTTATATATATAGATAAAAATATGAAATTTAATAAACTTTCATCAGAGTTTTATATTAATGATAAATTATTCCCTTTAACTAAAATAGAAACAAAACTTTTTGAGATACTTACAATTAATCCAGGTAGAATTGTTAGTTTCGAAACTATCTTTACATATATTTGGAGAGAAGATATTTGTGAATTATCCAAATTGCGATCATTAATTTATAGATTAAAATCAAGATTAGGTGAAAACCCTTTTGAGAATATTTATGAGATAGGTTATCGAATAAAATTAATAGAAGCAGATGATTAA